One Ignisphaera sp. DNA window includes the following coding sequences:
- a CDS encoding NAD(P)-dependent glycerol-1-phosphate dehydrogenase, translating into MFPLSNLHEIALPKRFVIGVDVIEKASEYILTIISCSKALIVTGSGDTLRYARIVSDGLREAGVETWTIPVRSSTMEEVDKVAKMAQEIGAEAFIGVGGGKAIDVAKYSSHIVGKPFVSIPTAPSHDGITSPFASIKNSGRVTSVKASTPVLVIADVSVMAKAPRRNIIAGCGDLIGKFSAVLDWRLAHRLKGEYYGDYAASLSLLSAKHIVKYSKMFSAKQIPLEAVRVLVEALISSGIAMAIAGSTRPASGSEHLIAHAIDVVANFPALHGEEVGIGSLIALYLHGKNWRGIRRILSEMGAPTKISQINVSREQMVKALTIAHTIRPERYTILGEKGFSEEAAERIIDALELD; encoded by the coding sequence GTGTTTCCTCTGTCGAATCTACATGAGATAGCACTGCCTAAGAGGTTTGTCATCGGTGTTGATGTTATTGAGAAAGCCTCTGAGTATATTCTAACTATCATCTCCTGTTCAAAGGCTTTGATTGTGACAGGCTCTGGAGACACACTCAGATACGCTCGTATTGTTTCTGATGGCCTTAGAGAGGCTGGTGTAGAGACGTGGACAATCCCTGTAAGATCATCTACTATGGAGGAGGTTGATAAAGTAGCTAAGATGGCTCAAGAGATTGGGGCAGAGGCTTTCATTGGTGTTGGCGGTGGGAAAGCTATTGATGTAGCTAAATACTCTTCGCATATAGTTGGAAAGCCTTTTGTCAGCATTCCGACAGCCCCCTCACACGATGGAATAACATCTCCCTTCGCATCTATAAAAAACTCCGGTAGAGTCACATCTGTGAAGGCGTCTACACCAGTTCTTGTAATAGCTGATGTCTCTGTAATGGCGAAGGCCCCTAGAAGAAACATTATTGCTGGTTGTGGGGACCTGATTGGGAAGTTCTCAGCGGTTTTGGATTGGAGGCTCGCCCACAGGCTGAAGGGAGAGTACTACGGCGATTATGCAGCATCTCTATCCCTTCTATCAGCAAAACATATAGTGAAGTACAGTAAGATGTTCAGCGCTAAGCAGATACCATTAGAGGCTGTAAGAGTTCTTGTAGAGGCTCTCATAAGTAGTGGTATTGCAATGGCTATAGCCGGCTCCACTAGACCTGCTAGTGGGTCAGAGCACCTCATAGCCCACGCCATAGATGTTGTAGCTAATTTCCCAGCTCTCCACGGCGAGGAGGTTGGCATCGGAAGTTTGATAGCGCTCTACCTCCACGGAAAGAATTGGAGAGGGATCAGGAGGATACTAAGCGAAATGGGAGCGCCAACAAAAATCTCGCAGATAAACGTCTCTAGAGAGCAGATGGTGAAGGCACTTACAATAGCCCATACAATTAGGCCAGAGAGATATACTATACTAGGTGAAAAAGGGTTTAGCGAAGAGGCGGCCGAGAGAATAATAGATGCATTGGAGCTTGACTAG
- a CDS encoding FKBP-type peptidyl-prolyl cis-trans isomerase: MAIPKNSFILVDYVIKAKETGELIETTIEELAKKENRYEADRIYEPLLVIVGENRIIKGLEEHIENFGEVGKELQVEVPPEKAYGIRDPSKVKIVGMRELIKNNIVPEVGKTVELNGQIGIVKAVTGGRVLIDFNHPLAGKTLLCTYKIVKVVEDDAEKIKHLLHRRYRRVPLERFNVSIDQNSNTVTIEIPKEILLDRDLQLVKAIVAEEIYRFIGKYNTVVYVEKFEKSAEK, translated from the coding sequence ATGGCTATACCCAAAAACAGTTTCATTTTGGTAGACTATGTGATAAAGGCTAAGGAGACGGGCGAACTTATTGAGACAACAATTGAGGAGCTGGCTAAAAAGGAGAATAGATACGAGGCTGATAGAATCTATGAACCGTTGCTTGTTATAGTTGGTGAGAACAGGATCATCAAGGGACTTGAGGAGCACATTGAAAACTTTGGAGAGGTTGGAAAAGAGCTACAGGTTGAGGTTCCGCCTGAGAAGGCTTATGGCATTAGAGATCCCTCAAAGGTTAAGATTGTTGGTATGAGGGAGTTGATAAAGAATAATATTGTTCCAGAGGTTGGGAAAACAGTTGAGTTAAATGGGCAGATAGGGATTGTAAAGGCTGTTACAGGTGGTAGGGTACTCATAGATTTTAACCATCCGTTGGCGGGGAAAACTCTCTTATGCACATACAAGATAGTTAAGGTTGTAGAAGACGATGCTGAGAAGATAAAACATTTGCTGCATAGAAGGTATAGAAGGGTACCGCTAGAAAGATTCAATGTGTCCATAGATCAAAACAGTAACACTGTGACCATAGAGATTCCAAAGGAGATCCTACTTGATAGGGATCTACAGCTGGTTAAAGCTATTGTTGCTGAAGAGATATACAGATTCATAGGGAAATACAATACAGTTGTCTATGTAGAGAAGTTTGAGAAGTCAGCTGAAAAGTAA
- the cyaB gene encoding class IV adenylate cyclase, with amino-acid sequence MEVKLRVSNLEEIEKKLLALGAKLIDIVNEIDYYIDLRPCIDLRSMDMALRVRQSTSLLSNSTRCELTFKGSRVGSYPKARKEIIVEIDNAEKFLEIFKDLGFAKTYIVSKSRRIYRLGNFRIFLDVVKELGSFIEIEVDDPGSQSLAVLADEMKKLLSIIGVFGELEEKTYLEMLLEKKDLD; translated from the coding sequence GTGGAAGTAAAACTCAGGGTGAGTAATCTAGAGGAGATAGAGAAGAAGTTATTGGCTCTTGGGGCAAAGCTTATTGACATAGTCAATGAAATTGATTATTATATTGATCTCAGACCATGCATAGATTTGAGGTCTATGGACATGGCTTTGAGAGTCAGACAGTCAACAAGCCTTCTAAGCAATTCTACGAGATGTGAGCTTACTTTTAAGGGTAGTAGGGTGGGTAGCTATCCAAAGGCTAGAAAGGAGATCATTGTTGAGATAGATAACGCTGAAAAGTTTCTAGAGATATTCAAGGATCTGGGCTTTGCCAAGACATATATCGTTTCTAAAAGCAGAAGAATATATAGACTTGGGAACTTCAGGATATTCCTAGATGTTGTGAAAGAGCTTGGGAGCTTCATCGAGATAGAGGTAGATGATCCAGGGTCTCAAAGCCTAGCTGTTTTAGCCGATGAAATGAAAAAGCTTTTATCAATCATTGGAGTTTTTGGAGAGCTTGAAGAGAAAACCTATTTGGAGATGCTGTTAGAGAAAAAAGATTTGGATTAA
- a CDS encoding methyl-accepting chemotaxis protein has translation MKPNLRTIASTTIAILFLIPLILSIAPIQAQFVAATITSVSSPAYPGEPVTITINVALATTVNVYLCADSGCSTIWASTWFAPPTPGQYTVSLTLPLSLPNAAFNATDGMLNLYVVVQALGVSQSRRVPIAPKVVVSPIQTSNVDAFGNPVTATVSFYGYAPGDTITQIQFKGPITVSYTTSLSVASDGTASTTVNLVTLTGKGLPRGTYTVAGIATQTNVRLAKNGTLTIVPQVVIKPKEGNGRCDGSVCELQNINITGYGFDPNVNILKIDLWNINFTNVRYTFTKSGGLTTTDGYGYFTLSNLAQYLKTNMTAGLYVPIVYEAPLPQKLSNTSSIALGSKGAVVISQSAIYNALGTRASITATSYVSGTLAYLRQTTAMSYTKSDVLRINITYAGKKYMLAANLETGGVRFSLYNTTPATPIQMFTGVATIAYNSYYNAYTANVSFNIYPTSYVLAAPTTPGQYTYWATFYNYSNYIFLELKQWGLSISAANLTITYTNADTGTTIKKFYVYPTNMSLSATTVVSIASLSFSDAGISWTVSWSYNASAQRACLTVVGQPTTGPSFTFRNVYYIVRPLLVLLTPGIIKPGDTVAIAAYGYGPGSAWGYPGYNTLNVYWEKIRLLATVPLGKDGNATFKVTIPSDATFGVHYIWGVDKWEYEYTLAIVIGAKAYWTIVYPPPFTPPAKLSPVVSAGYNNQRIVACPCPETVVGLSYCNKCVAYGGRCDYLGDIIRITLSGLSPGETVTIYFGTTQVKSVVANASTATIDFVVPTVPQGTYQLVAVGSVSGTIYVTMFYNGTAFLGSDASPVYPQVVPKLLLLDLNKSIVPILVGQGIVRVIGTGFPPGASVLAMLINNTDAGYSMNLQVQRWGSNSNGVLINTLSPQITPGIYVPVLEPGAYAFSLLYVLPSSTQPSSTMPGYVYVVNNVSRLVDKSYFNNAVSSLSKQISAVNSSIKALSSAVSDVKTTLTAVSSTLQQLSSAVASGFDSISKKIDSAQSAITNVMASATSALSSKIDAVNSNVNAVSSKVDTLSSKVDSVSKAVSNVSSKVSTLDSAISKLQDAINSVNSAVQQLTGLSSKVDSISSAISTLNSKVDSLTGAVNSVSSKVDNVASKVDNAANSLSSAINGVSSKVDAVSGKVDTVSGKVDAVSSKIDTVSSNLSNLSGKIDSATSTLQTYIIITLVLALIAAATSIYAAIQLGRKLAA, from the coding sequence ATGAAACCAAATCTTAGAACAATAGCCTCAACAACAATAGCAATACTATTCCTAATACCACTAATACTATCGATAGCCCCAATACAGGCACAATTTGTTGCTGCAACAATCACCAGCGTATCATCACCAGCATACCCAGGAGAGCCAGTAACAATAACAATAAACGTTGCATTAGCTACAACAGTCAATGTATACCTATGCGCCGATAGTGGTTGCTCTACGATATGGGCATCAACATGGTTTGCACCACCAACACCAGGCCAATACACAGTAAGCCTGACACTTCCGCTAAGCCTACCAAATGCTGCCTTCAATGCAACAGATGGTATGCTGAATCTATATGTTGTTGTCCAAGCTCTTGGGGTATCACAATCCAGAAGAGTTCCAATAGCGCCAAAAGTTGTTGTGTCACCAATACAAACATCTAATGTCGATGCCTTTGGAAACCCCGTTACTGCAACCGTTTCATTCTATGGCTATGCACCAGGAGACACAATAACGCAAATACAATTCAAAGGACCGATAACAGTATCCTATACAACATCTCTATCTGTTGCAAGCGATGGAACAGCATCAACAACTGTTAACCTAGTTACATTAACAGGAAAGGGCCTTCCAAGAGGAACCTACACTGTTGCTGGCATAGCCACTCAAACTAATGTGAGGCTTGCAAAGAATGGAACTTTAACAATAGTTCCACAAGTTGTTATAAAGCCAAAAGAAGGCAATGGCAGATGCGATGGTAGCGTATGCGAGTTGCAAAACATAAACATTACGGGATACGGTTTCGACCCCAATGTAAATATATTAAAGATTGACTTGTGGAACATTAACTTCACAAATGTTAGATACACATTTACAAAATCTGGAGGTCTTACAACAACAGATGGATATGGATACTTCACCTTATCCAACCTAGCACAGTATTTGAAGACCAATATGACTGCTGGTCTATACGTGCCAATAGTCTATGAGGCTCCTCTGCCACAAAAACTATCTAACACATCATCAATTGCCTTGGGTTCGAAAGGAGCTGTTGTAATAAGCCAGAGCGCTATCTACAATGCTCTTGGGACAAGAGCATCTATAACAGCAACATCCTATGTAAGTGGAACACTGGCTTATCTGAGACAGACAACGGCAATGTCGTACACAAAGAGCGATGTCCTGAGAATCAACATAACATATGCTGGAAAGAAGTATATGCTTGCAGCTAACCTCGAAACCGGTGGTGTAAGATTCTCACTATACAATACCACACCTGCCACACCAATACAGATGTTCACTGGTGTAGCAACCATAGCCTATAACAGCTACTACAATGCATATACCGCAAACGTATCATTCAACATATATCCCACAAGCTATGTCCTTGCCGCACCCACAACACCTGGCCAATACACGTATTGGGCAACATTCTACAACTACAGCAACTACATATTCCTAGAGCTAAAGCAGTGGGGTCTCAGCATATCGGCTGCCAACCTAACAATAACGTATACAAATGCTGACACAGGCACAACTATCAAGAAGTTCTATGTGTATCCAACTAACATGAGCCTTTCAGCTACAACAGTAGTCAGTATTGCAAGTTTGAGTTTTAGTGATGCTGGCATCAGCTGGACTGTGTCTTGGAGCTACAATGCAAGTGCTCAAAGAGCTTGCCTGACAGTGGTTGGTCAGCCAACAACAGGACCGTCATTTACATTTAGAAATGTCTACTATATCGTAAGGCCCTTGCTGGTGTTGTTAACACCTGGCATTATAAAGCCTGGCGACACTGTAGCAATTGCTGCTTATGGCTATGGACCTGGCTCTGCATGGGGCTACCCAGGATACAATACTTTGAATGTCTATTGGGAGAAGATAAGGTTGCTGGCAACGGTGCCCCTAGGCAAGGATGGTAATGCAACATTCAAAGTAACTATACCAAGCGATGCAACCTTTGGTGTTCACTATATATGGGGTGTTGATAAGTGGGAATACGAGTACACGCTGGCTATAGTCATAGGTGCTAAGGCTTATTGGACAATAGTCTATCCACCGCCATTTACACCACCAGCTAAACTAAGTCCAGTTGTAAGTGCAGGCTACAACAATCAAAGAATTGTAGCATGTCCATGCCCAGAGACTGTTGTTGGGCTAAGCTACTGTAACAAGTGTGTTGCATATGGAGGAAGATGTGACTACTTAGGAGACATTATAAGGATTACTCTATCTGGTTTATCGCCAGGAGAAACTGTTACAATCTACTTCGGCACCACACAAGTGAAGAGCGTTGTAGCAAACGCATCAACAGCTACAATAGACTTTGTTGTGCCAACAGTTCCACAAGGCACATACCAATTAGTTGCTGTGGGTAGTGTTAGCGGAACCATCTATGTTACAATGTTCTACAACGGAACAGCATTCCTTGGAAGCGACGCATCGCCTGTATATCCACAAGTAGTCCCGAAGCTACTACTGCTAGATCTTAACAAGAGCATTGTGCCTATTCTGGTTGGACAAGGTATTGTGAGGGTTATTGGAACAGGGTTCCCGCCAGGTGCATCTGTACTGGCAATGCTCATAAACAATACTGATGCTGGATACTCAATGAATCTACAAGTGCAGAGGTGGGGATCAAATAGCAATGGTGTCTTAATAAACACACTATCACCTCAAATAACGCCAGGAATCTACGTGCCAGTGCTAGAGCCTGGTGCATATGCATTTAGCTTGCTATATGTGTTGCCAAGCTCAACACAGCCGAGCTCTACAATGCCAGGCTATGTATATGTGGTAAACAATGTTAGCAGACTTGTTGATAAGAGCTACTTCAACAATGCTGTGAGTAGTTTGAGCAAGCAGATATCAGCTGTTAATAGCAGTATTAAGGCCCTTTCATCAGCTGTTAGCGATGTTAAGACAACATTAACTGCTGTCTCGTCGACTCTACAGCAGCTGAGCTCAGCTGTAGCATCTGGATTCGACAGTATTAGCAAGAAGATCGACTCTGCACAATCAGCTATAACAAATGTTATGGCATCTGCTACTAGCGCATTGAGTAGCAAAATAGATGCTGTTAACAGCAACGTTAATGCAGTATCATCTAAGGTCGATACACTATCCAGTAAAGTTGATAGCGTTTCAAAGGCTGTAAGCAATGTATCATCCAAGGTATCAACACTTGACTCTGCAATATCAAAACTACAAGATGCTATAAACAGTGTGAACTCAGCTGTACAGCAACTAACTGGCTTAAGCAGCAAGGTAGACTCTATAAGCTCTGCTATATCAACGCTTAACAGCAAGGTAGACTCATTGACAGGCGCTGTGAACAGCGTCTCGTCAAAGGTTGACAACGTGGCTTCCAAAGTTGATAATGCAGCAAATAGCCTGTCGAGTGCTATAAATGGTGTTAGCTCAAAGGTAGACGCTGTCTCAGGCAAGGTTGACACAGTCTCAGGCAAAGTCGATGCTGTATCAAGTAAGATTGACACTGTTTCCAGCAACCTAAGCAACCTATCTGGAAAGATAGACTCTGCAACATCAACCCTGCAGACATACATCATAATAACACTTGTGCTGGCACTGATAGCAGCTGCAACATCTATCTACGCAGCTATACAGCTTGGTAGAAAGCTAGCCGCATAA
- a CDS encoding nicotinamide-nucleotide adenylyltransferase gives MVERGVYPGRFQPIHWGHVNVVKWALEKVDELIIVIGTAQESHTLSNPFTAGERVVMAREALREAGVDLSRVYIIPVPDILMNVVWVKYVAMYVPPFRYGIARNPLVVRLFKEAGYEVLVPPAYNRDVYSSTKIRTMMLLGDERWRELVPKAVARFIDEIRGVERIREIAGRD, from the coding sequence ATGGTTGAAAGAGGTGTTTACCCAGGCAGGTTCCAGCCGATTCACTGGGGCCATGTAAACGTCGTTAAATGGGCTCTTGAGAAGGTTGACGAGCTTATAATCGTGATTGGAACTGCCCAGGAGAGCCACACCCTATCAAACCCCTTCACAGCTGGCGAAAGGGTTGTCATGGCTAGAGAAGCTCTTAGAGAGGCTGGCGTAGACCTCTCGAGGGTGTACATAATACCTGTGCCAGACATTCTAATGAATGTTGTTTGGGTGAAGTACGTAGCTATGTATGTACCCCCATTCAGATATGGCATTGCCAGAAACCCGCTTGTTGTGAGGCTCTTCAAGGAGGCTGGCTACGAAGTTCTTGTGCCACCAGCATACAACAGAGATGTCTATAGCTCGACAAAGATAAGAACAATGATGCTTCTAGGCGATGAGAGGTGGAGAGAATTGGTGCCAAAAGCGGTGGCCAGATTCATAGATGAGATCAGGGGTGTTGAGAGGATTAGGGAGATAGCTGGGAGAGACTAG
- the rtcA gene encoding RNA 3'-terminal phosphate cyclase, translating to MKRLIVVDGSFGEGGGQILRTAIGLSAALGKPVRIVNIRARRSNPGLQHQHLTAVKALTQISNARVEGAYIGSTQLVFEPRGLRGGEYVFDVGTAGSVTLVLQALTPVLPFLDRESVIEIRGGTDVPWSPPIDYIKYVFIPIAKRLGLDMEIRLIRRGHYPRGGGIIKVYVRPSKKLSALELIERGSIKRIGGRSHSVKLPKHVAERQAKAARDYLSRLSIPINIELEFYEPDKDPHLGPGSGIVLYAETDESFLGADAIGEKGKPAEDVGREAAAKLLEEIESRAALDSHMGDMIVSLACLANGVTKYTTSKLTLHTETVLKIAKDIAGCSYMVSDYGKAKLIEIKGIKA from the coding sequence GTGAAAAGATTGATTGTTGTTGATGGTAGTTTTGGCGAGGGTGGTGGGCAGATACTTAGAACAGCTATAGGATTGTCAGCTGCTCTTGGTAAGCCAGTTAGAATAGTTAATATAAGGGCTAGGAGGAGCAACCCCGGTTTGCAGCACCAGCATTTAACAGCTGTGAAGGCTCTTACCCAAATCTCTAACGCTAGGGTCGAGGGAGCATACATAGGCTCTACACAGCTTGTTTTCGAGCCAAGGGGCTTGAGGGGAGGAGAATACGTATTCGACGTTGGGACAGCTGGTAGTGTAACACTTGTTCTACAAGCACTTACACCTGTGTTGCCATTCCTCGACAGGGAGAGCGTTATAGAGATTAGAGGGGGTACAGACGTGCCCTGGAGCCCACCAATAGACTACATAAAGTATGTGTTTATACCGATTGCAAAGAGGCTTGGGTTAGACATGGAAATCAGGCTTATTAGAAGGGGTCACTATCCTAGGGGTGGTGGAATCATAAAGGTATATGTTCGCCCATCCAAAAAGCTAAGTGCTTTAGAGCTCATCGAGAGAGGGTCTATAAAGAGGATTGGTGGGAGATCACATTCCGTCAAGCTTCCAAAACATGTTGCTGAAAGACAGGCTAAAGCAGCTAGGGACTATCTATCGCGTCTCTCCATACCAATAAACATTGAGCTAGAGTTTTACGAACCTGATAAAGATCCTCATCTAGGTCCTGGCAGCGGCATTGTGCTATATGCAGAAACTGATGAGAGTTTCTTGGGGGCTGATGCAATTGGTGAAAAGGGGAAGCCTGCTGAGGATGTTGGTAGAGAAGCTGCAGCAAAGCTCTTAGAAGAGATTGAAAGTAGAGCAGCGCTAGACAGCCATATGGGGGATATGATAGTCTCCCTAGCCTGCCTAGCAAATGGTGTTACAAAATACACAACATCCAAGCTAACACTACATACAGAAACCGTTCTAAAGATAGCCAAAGACATTGCTGGATGTAGCTATATGGTATCAGACTACGGTAAGGCGAAACTTATTGAGATAAAGGGTATAAAGGCTTAG
- a CDS encoding 50S ribosomal protein L37e, which translates to MKGTPSMGKKSKNVTHIKCRRCGRVAYNVSKGYCAACGFGRSSKMRRYSWQNKKYNRVRVR; encoded by the coding sequence GTGAAAGGAACGCCTTCAATGGGTAAGAAAAGCAAGAATGTTACACACATAAAGTGTAGAAGATGTGGAAGAGTGGCATACAATGTTTCTAAAGGCTATTGCGCCGCCTGTGGCTTTGGCAGATCTAGCAAAATGAGGAGATATAGCTGGCAAAACAAGAAGTACAACAGAGTTAGGGTTAGGTAG
- a CDS encoding LSm family protein — MSSQQIDTSHKILAESLGQLVLIKLRGGKSIRGKLRSYDLHLNIVLDDAEEELGDGNWRRLGTVLIRGENIVVISPM, encoded by the coding sequence ATGAGCAGCCAACAAATTGATACATCGCATAAGATATTGGCTGAGTCTCTAGGGCAGCTTGTGTTGATCAAGCTTAGAGGTGGCAAGTCTATAAGAGGTAAGCTGAGAAGCTATGACCTGCATCTAAACATTGTACTTGACGATGCTGAGGAGGAGCTTGGCGATGGCAATTGGAGGAGACTTGGAACTGTGCTCATAAGGGGAGAGAACATAGTTGTTATATCGCCTATGTAG
- a CDS encoding metallophosphoesterase — MIIGVMSDSHDYLNAIAKALEVFRKGGVEAIIHLGDVISPFALMKILEYPGRIVIVLGNNDGDVVTLKELASKAGATLKREVHQLEVSGKRFFLMHGFGDTEQTKVIAEAMALTGKYDVVLYGHTHKVDVRQIGKTLILNPGEVCGYLTNRRTVAILNTETLEYSIAEF, encoded by the coding sequence ATGATAATAGGGGTTATGAGCGATTCTCATGACTATCTAAATGCTATTGCAAAGGCTCTTGAGGTATTCAGAAAAGGTGGTGTCGAGGCAATAATACACCTTGGCGATGTTATATCCCCTTTTGCGCTAATGAAAATATTGGAGTATCCAGGGAGGATAGTGATTGTTCTAGGGAACAACGATGGAGATGTGGTTACACTTAAAGAGCTTGCCTCAAAAGCTGGGGCAACGCTAAAAAGAGAGGTTCACCAGCTGGAGGTTTCTGGAAAAAGATTCTTCTTGATGCACGGATTTGGAGACACCGAGCAAACAAAAGTTATTGCAGAGGCTATGGCCTTAACAGGCAAATACGATGTGGTGTTATATGGACATACACACAAAGTTGATGTGAGACAAATTGGAAAAACACTTATTTTGAACCCTGGGGAGGTCTGCGGCTATCTAACAAATAGAAGAACAGTTGCCATACTAAACACAGAGACACTCGAATACAGCATAGCAGAATTTTGA
- a CDS encoding TFIIB-type zinc ribbon-containing protein: MICPYCNSQDVAFDFEKGYTVCRNCGTVIESIFIEQFIGVASSDEWEYSKPTTREALNLKRSSQYASKLRRLNKEIRLYEKYLSRARNNDIRVDLHALRTVLAGGKARVYRHVSDQNLEKIVEGDHLLKRILEIIDEDPILSSRTFRSKVAIALILKNIILYGEADINKIAKEASISRIHMHRLVAALKNRIKYIKPKLLELKQSTSLNRLISIA, from the coding sequence ATGATTTGCCCATATTGCAACTCCCAAGATGTTGCATTTGATTTCGAGAAGGGTTACACAGTTTGCAGAAACTGTGGAACAGTTATAGAATCCATATTCATAGAGCAGTTCATAGGTGTTGCAAGTAGCGATGAATGGGAGTACTCCAAGCCTACTACCAGAGAAGCTCTGAACCTTAAGAGAAGCTCTCAATATGCATCAAAGCTTAGACGACTCAACAAAGAGATTAGATTGTATGAAAAATATCTGAGCAGAGCCCGAAACAATGATATTAGAGTTGATCTACACGCACTAAGAACTGTTTTAGCTGGGGGCAAGGCTAGGGTATACAGACATGTTTCTGACCAAAACCTTGAAAAAATTGTTGAGGGAGATCATTTGCTGAAAAGAATTCTCGAGATAATAGATGAGGATCCCATACTATCGTCTAGAACCTTTAGAAGCAAAGTAGCCATCGCACTCATTCTAAAGAACATTATACTATACGGAGAAGCAGACATCAACAAAATAGCTAAAGAGGCGTCTATAAGTAGAATACACATGCACAGACTCGTTGCAGCGCTAAAGAATAGGATAAAGTATATAAAGCCAAAGCTGCTAGAGCTAAAACAATCAACAAGCTTAAACCGCCTCATTTCAATAGCTTGA
- a CDS encoding PhoH family protein — protein sequence MAMSIGIWDKIKPLTPGQEEMYNALNDKGYEVLGFFGPTGTGKSLFSLAYGIHSVFTGNYKRFIIIKPVVDVTTGEEITVAKAPEAFMGIVKSYMQDVIGEIVDWSQIEPLIGSKIIIADPHYLRGRTFDSSIIFIDDIQLMKSETIIEAIIRVGQNSRLIVAGDPVFQALREVQSDPAALIREVLLSEEKSRVVDLGVKDIVREGAKRGLRFLLEYKLRSRTMTEEEKKVFDVIKTKAPDADIITVVDVAQDKQRYEISSEHVPDALIIAKQGHLGRVVGRGGERINSAEKELNKKLRAAELNLDFKDFVRALHPTAWIWKHIEEVDFAGPNLQIKIYEDAVGAAVGQRGSYVRFLDAVMRRLIGVGVRIIAIERPKTKREKKG from the coding sequence ATGGCTATGAGCATCGGTATCTGGGATAAGATAAAACCCCTAACACCAGGGCAGGAGGAGATGTATAATGCCCTCAACGACAAAGGTTATGAGGTGCTGGGATTTTTTGGACCTACAGGTACAGGCAAGTCTCTATTTAGCTTAGCTTACGGAATACACAGCGTCTTTACAGGCAACTACAAGAGGTTCATTATTATAAAGCCAGTGGTTGACGTGACCACAGGTGAGGAGATAACCGTTGCCAAAGCACCAGAAGCATTCATGGGTATAGTCAAGAGCTATATGCAGGATGTTATTGGAGAAATTGTTGACTGGAGCCAGATAGAGCCATTGATAGGCAGCAAAATTATTATTGCAGACCCTCATTATCTTAGGGGTAGAACATTCGACAGCTCTATCATATTTATAGATGATATCCAGTTAATGAAGTCTGAGACAATTATAGAGGCCATCATTAGGGTAGGACAAAACAGTAGACTAATTGTTGCGGGGGATCCAGTTTTCCAAGCTTTGAGAGAAGTTCAAAGCGATCCAGCTGCATTAATCAGAGAGGTTTTATTGAGTGAAGAAAAATCGCGTGTCGTAGATCTTGGGGTAAAAGACATTGTTAGAGAGGGGGCTAAAAGAGGGCTGAGATTTTTATTGGAGTACAAGTTAAGGTCTAGGACAATGACAGAAGAAGAGAAGAAGGTTTTTGACGTTATTAAAACCAAGGCACCTGACGCAGACATAATAACAGTTGTTGATGTTGCTCAAGATAAGCAAAGGTATGAAATATCCTCAGAACACGTCCCAGATGCTTTGATAATTGCTAAGCAGGGGCATCTTGGAAGAGTTGTTGGAAGAGGTGGTGAAAGGATAAATTCTGCTGAAAAAGAGCTAAATAAGAAGCTGAGGGCAGCGGAACTTAACCTAGACTTTAAGGACTTTGTTAGAGCTCTTCATCCCACAGCATGGATATGGAAACACATAGAAGAGGTGGATTTTGCGGGTCCCAATCTGCAGATAAAGATATATGAGGATGCTGTTGGTGCAGCTGTGGGTCAGAGAGGCTCCTACGTAAGATTCTTAGATGCTGTAATGAGAAGGCTTATAGGTGTTGGGGTCAGAATAATAGCTATTGAAAGACCGAAGACAAAAAGAGAGAAGAAAGGATAG